The genomic stretch GGAGACAGATCAAATTCCGCTGCTGCCAGTCTTACACCAACGGAATGGTTCCGTACACTTACGATTATGCCTGCATCCACACTTCCAAATTATACCTACGAGGGAGAAGATCCCATTCTAAAGCTTGTATATGAATCAGAAACAGAAATACGCAAAAACAAGGAGTTAGGGTTTCTTATCCTTGCTCCATATATTTGGGATTATTATTCCGAAGGTACCAGAATAAAGGTTTTTGCAACCATATACTATTCCTATTATAATCTTTATGGTTTAAATCTATCTGTCAACGGCAGTAGTATCATTCCGGTTGCAATCACTTACCGTAAGAACACTGATGGCAATTATTATCAGGAAAATTATAAGGAAGCTGCAGATGGAAGTTACTTTAACACATCCATCAGAGATTTCTGCACAACCCCCGAATCCAATAAGGAGATACCAGGGTTAGCCGATAAGATTATTAACAACTATAGCGATAATAGTGAATTACAAAAGATTATGGAAGCTAATTTAAAAGAGCATCTTAAGAAATATGGATTAGAAGATGTAACCATACAGCAATAAGAAGGTAAGAAAGGATTAGGAGCCGCTAAACTTCATTCCTTCACCTTGCCTCAGCGAAAATAGCAAGCATTGATTAAACAAGATTTATGCAAGAACGTACCATTATTTACGCAAAGAAATCAGAAATAATAAGCTTTATTTTTTTATGATTTATACTAACCCATCGGATTTATAAGCTCACCCCTTTGTCGTCAGAGGACACAGCTTATAAATCTGATAATATATTTACGGGATTTTAATTAATCCTCCATTGCTATTGCTTCTATACGATGCACCAGCATATCAATTGCTATGTCATTAAGGCCGCCTCTGGGGATGATAATATCCGCATACTTCTTATAAGGTTCTACGAAAAGTTCATGCATGGGCTTCACTGTTTCTGTATACTGTGTTATTACGGAATTAAGGTCTCTTCCTCTCTCATTTACATCCCGCTTGATTCTACGGATCAATCTTTCATCCGCATCGGTATCCACAAATACTTTTATGTCCATCAATTCTCTTAATTTCTCATTTTCAAATATCATGAAACCATCCAGTATAATAACTTTTGCCGGATTAACTCTCTCGGTTTCCTTTAAACGGGTATTCTCAATATAGGAGTAAACCGGTCTGTCAATCCCCTCACCTCTTTTAAGTTTCTTAATATCCTCTATTAAAAGATCTGTGTCAAAAGCATCCGGATGATCATAGTTAATCTTAGTTCTTTCCACCGGTGACAGCTCAGAAAATGGTTTATAATAATAATCGTGGCTGAGAAGTACCACTCTATTGTCGCAGATATTCTGCAAACGGTTAACCACGGTGGTCTTTCCGGAAGCTGAACCTCCTGCAACACCGATAACAACAATGTTTTTCATTTGTTCCTCCAACTAATACATCACACAAACGTGAATAATTCCTTTTATCAGAATATAGTACTACAACCTCCTATATAAAATCAACCTTCTACGGAGAATTTCAATTATTTTCTGATAGCATTATTTACCTGTTTCTGAAAAAAGGTCAGCAGCCTCCCTATACTCATTGAAGTATAGGAACCTATCCCCAAATGAAGCCCTTAACTGCTTGTCAAATACAGGTTGTTTGTTTAAACTGAACATTGTATCAGCTTGTCAGATACAGCTAGTCGTTTGTTTGTATCAGCTCCTCCATTTGAGTAGCAGCGAGGAGCTGGTAATTACTGCAACAGAACCGACATTATGTACTAAGGCACCTAACACGGGATTCAATATTCCTGTAATTGCAAGGGCAATTGCCAGGAAATTAAGTGCCATGGATGCAACCAGGTTAACTTTGATTGTTTTCATCATCTGCTTTGAAAGTTTTAGAAGATGGGGCAACTCCTTTATATCATCACTGATAAATGCCATATCTGCTGCTTCAATCGCAACATCGCTTCCAATCCCTCCCATAGCAATTCCTACATGGGCGGTCTTTAACGCCGGGGCATCATTGATTCCATCACCGATCATACAGACAGGCTCTCCATTCTTTTCATACTCCTTTATAACGGATAATTTATCTTCCGGAAGACAATTGGTATGTATTTTTAAAATCCCCGCCCTGGTTCCCATATGAACTCCTGCGTTTTTTTCATCTCCGGTTAATAGTAAGGTTGTTATCCCTGTTTTATGTATCTCACCAACAATATCTGCTATCTGTGGTCTCAGGGTATCGGATAGAACTATTAGTCCGACCGCTTTCCCTTCTATGGCCAGGTATATAACGGTTCCGCCATTCTCTCTTGCAGCTTCGCTTTCTTTCTTTAAACTCTCCGGCATTACAATGGCATATTCCTTTAACAGGTTCTCATTACCAGCGTAAACACGTTTCCCTTGCCATACAGCCGTGACTCCCATTCCGGTATTCATTCGAAAGCCTTCTGCTTCCGGGGGAGCAGTTTCTGAAAGATGATTGTAATGTTTAACAATCGCTTTGCCTAAGGGGTGTTCTGAACGCTGCTCCAACGCGGCTGCCATTTCCAATAACTCTTTAGCCGATATATCCTCAATTGGCACAACTGCACTTACTGCGGGTTTACCATAGGTTATGGTACCGGTCTTGTCAAAAGCTACGCATTTAACCTTTGAGAGTCGTTCCAGTGCATCCCCTTCTCTGACTAAAATTCCGTATTTTGAAGCATTTCCGATGGCTGCCATAATTGCCGTGGGGGTAGCAAGTACCAGGGCACAGGGGCAGAATACAACCAGTACAGTTACAGACCGAATAATCTCCCCAGTTACAAACCAGGTTATAGCTGCTGATAATAAAGCAATTACAACAATCCAGGTCGCGAAACGGTCAGCCACTCCTACAATTTTAGCCTTCCCGGCATCTGCAGATTCCACTAGCCGCACCAGCCGCTGAAAAGAGCTGTCTTCGCCAACCTTCTCGGCCTTCATGTCGAAGGAACCAAACTGATTGACAGTACCAGAGGATACCTTGTCCCCTTCTTTCTTATCTACGGGCAGGGATTCTCCAGTCATTACAGACTGGTCGATGGAGGTCTGTCCTTTCAGGATAATACCATCGACTGCTATGGTTTCCCCTGGCAGAACCCTTAATATATCACCGGCTAATACCTCAGCTGCAGGTACAACGGATTCTTTTCCATCCTTTAGGCGTCTCGCAGTTGAAGGTGTCATCTTAATTAATCCTTCTATTCCGGCTCTTGCTTTTGCAACTGTACGTTCTTCCAGATAAGCACCAATGGTCATAATAAATGCTACTTCACCTGCTGCAAAGGTTTCCCCTATTATAACAGATGCAACCAATGCAATTGATACCAGTACATCGGCTTTGATATCAAATTCTGTTACGAAACCGGTTACCGCTTCTTTTACAATAGGTATGCCGCATAACAGAACTGCAATCCAGGCAGCATCAAAGGCAAAACCACCAATATTAAAAAAGCTGATAATCAGGGCTGGCAGGGATATCATTAGAAATAAGACAGTTCGTTTCTCCCCATCTTTTAGAATGTTTATCACGGAATTGCTCCTTTCTTTTATATACCCTTAGGGGGTATAAGTATATAAGCATTATACCTATAGGGGTATACCCTGTCAATCATTAATTATGAGCCTTGAAATGTTTATTGCCGGGTTGTGAAATAATACCAACCCGGCAATGATATAGTTGCGTGTTATTTATGCTTTTTAAATTGAGTCCTTAAGGCAGGCATATTGAAAAGGCGGTTGCGTTTGCAGATAAAAACCGTTTCTTACCTGTCCAACCCAGTTCTGGAATATTGATTTCCAATCATTCTGGGAGAAGAAACTTGCTATAGGATCTGATGCAGTTGAATCCCATTCAAGAATTAAAAATGGTCCGATACCAAATGACCAGATTCCATTTTGCTCTACTCCTGTTTCACGAATGAGCAACAGGGGTAATCCATATTGATAAGCCATTGCGGGTTCTATCTGCGCAAAGGGACTGCCCTCCCAGGTAGACCCTACAAGGGGTTGATTTAAGTTATTTATTACAAAATCCACATTACGTTGTCTTAAATTCAAGGCTACCATTCCATAACTGGATAATATCATACGCCTGATATTAGTAAGCGGTGTCTCCGGATACTGCTCTGTTATAGGCAGTGTTCTTGGGAATAACAAAGCTTCTTTGATTTGCAGGATAATATTATCTACAAACAGCTGCTGTACAGAATTCAGTCTGCTGGGATGGCTTAAAAACACAGGAATACGGTATAAAAGGCTGGATGCTTCTATCATTAACGCTGTTGGTTCGGTGTACTCACTATAATCAACTTCTTTTATTTTTTTAGAGCTGTCAACACTCACAGCATTCACCTCCTTTCATATTAATTTATGAAAAGAGGTGAATGTATGTTACATATTTCGACATTTATAAGGAGACAAGAGTGTTAAAGATTAGACTTACACAAAGGGACGGCAGCTTGCAGAAGCCAGAAAGAACTCATGCTTCGATTCCAAGGCATAAGAAGTACTAATTCTCTGAATATTTATGTGCTTGGCATATTATACAACAGACAACTCGCTTCGCTCAAACAGTCTGTTGTATAATATAGCACAAAATTTTCAGAGAAAAGTACTTCTAATGCCTTTTCATAGGCGCATTCGTTCTTTCTGGCTTCTGCAAGCTGCCTGTTTTCATATGAAATTTTGGTGTTGATAGTTAAATCAATTTTCGACTGTTAAAAGTTGCTACTAATAGATAGTTGTATTGTATTGGAAAAGCTATTACCATATAATGAAATTGCCGTATTTGCAGTAGAAGCAGATGCTTCCCTTGCAGATACGGCAATACTATTAAGACATTCTGGAGAAATGCTCCACTGCCTTTGAGAAATTGGCTATGGTCTTATCCGCATCTCCATGTTCTATCCCTTCTTTCACACAGTGATTTAAATGACCCTCTAATACAATCTGCCCTACCTTGTGCAGCGCACTTTTGGCAGCATTGATCTGAATCAGGACATCTTCACAGGGAATATCTTCCTCTACCATTTTATCAATTGCTTTTATCTGACCCATTATCTTATTTAAACGTCGATGCAGATTATCTGAATCCATGCATTGTTTCATAACAACCTCATTTCTGAATATCAAATCTATTATAAATTGACATTCCTTGTCTTCTCTGATACCTATAGGGGGTATCTAAAAGTATAGCATGGAACCTTTTTCCCGTCAAGAAAACACGATGCTGCTCGCTTTCACTTTAAGCACTCTTCTTCTGCTTCTGCATTACCATCAAGATACTATTCAGCACACCAAACCCCAATGCAATTGCGCCTAATACCTGATATCCCTTAAAAATGCTGCGATCTGCATACATACTAAACAACAACCCCACAAATATAGCAACGATTCTTAACATTAGTGAAAAAACTGACTCCATCGTAGCCCTAACACTGCTCTTGGTATGATGCTGAATACATCCGCTTAACAGCGGTTCAACAAAACCATGCCAAATCCCTAAAAAGATGAAAGGAAGCAAAACCAGATAATTTCTCAAATAGCCGATCAGAAGAAAGCCTCCTCCATATAAGAAAGGTATCAGACCAAAAAATAAAGTATAATTTATCTTTCCTTTTATACGCTGCACCATAAGATTACCGGGTATTGTAAAAATACTGTATAGAACCATTATCGCTCCAAAATAAAGAACCGGCACATCTACTTCCTGCATTAGCAGCTGCCAGAACTCATCCACATAATTCCAGCAGGCCCCAAGGACCAAGCCATTCATGCAATAAAGAGACAGCAAACGGTTTTTCTTGAAAAAAGCTCTTACTTCCTTATAGTAATCCCTGAGAGTTCGTCCTTCCTTTCTCTCTTTACTTACTCCTGTTGGTACTTCTGTCAAAAATAACAGCAGAATAAAAGCTGCAAACTTACTGCCAATTGATATCTGATAATTCAGTTCCATGCCTGCATTATATGCTGTAAAAGCCCCAAGAAAAGCAGCTATAACAGAGCCCGCCGTATCTATTGCTCTGAATCTGCCATAAACAGCCTCATAATTATCCTTCGCACCCTCTGCTGCAAGAGAATCATACATGATAGCCTGAAGACTCCCGCTCTCCATAGCTGTACTGATTCCCCCTAAAAATACTGCAGCGGCAAACCACCAATAATCCTGGGCATTATATATTAATATCATTTCTATTACTGACAGAAACCCTGCCGTAGCAAGCAGCTTCTTTCTGCCAAACTTATCCGCAAGCAGTCCTGAGGGTAACTCAAATACTGCTACAGATATTCCATAAATAATCTCTGTAGCAACTACCATAGTGATGGACATTCCTCGTTCCGCCCAGAAAAGCCTTTCAATCATATAAGCCAGTATAAACCCATCAAAAAAGGTAAAGGCATAGAGTAATACTATATTCTTTTTATATTTTCTATTCATTTTTTCCTCCTTTGAAATCCTTCTGATTTAGAAGAATGCTGTAGGAGGCGGTCGTATATCAGGTAAGCCTCTGGCTTATCTGGGAGGTCTTAATATTATCATCTTTTTTCTTTTCCTTTCAATCGGTTCGAAACAATTGGTAATACTGTTTTGTATAAATTTCTTAATATCAGCTGCCGTATCAAAGGAAATCTATACATGGAAGTGAAATACGGCAGTACTATTATTATTGATTATACAATAACCCCCTGAAAAATTCCATGAATTTTACAGAGGGCAAAGATAATAAACTTTTGGAAGATAATAACTTTTTGAAAGATAATATACCTTTTAAAAGATAATATACCGTTTAAAAGATAATATACTGTTTAAAAGATAATATACCGTTTAAAAGATAATATACTGTTTAAAAGATAATATACCGTTTAAAAGATAATATATCGTTGTTAAATGGGAGTTATATCGTCGCTAGTTTTCCGTATATTAGCCTGTCACAATATCTTTCCTCTACCAGATAGTGATCCTTAAGCCTGCCCTCCAGTAGAAAACCATTCTTTAACAGTATCTTACCGGAACCTACATTCTCAGCTGCGACATTGGCATACAGCCTATGAAATTTCAGAGTATTGAATACAAAATCACTGATTAAGGCAATGCTTCTGCTTCCATAACCTTTCCCCCATGCATCTTTTCGGAATACATATCCTATTTCGGCATTCGCTGCTTCCAGCTCCATATGAAAGAGCATTACAGTTCCAATGATCTCACCTGTTTCTCTTAAATAAACAGAAGCATACAATTGGATTAATTCTGTTTCTCTCTTTATCATTGTTTCCACATGTTGATATGTCTCATCCTGACTTTTCATTAACCTCCAGCCAATATATCGTGAAACCTCTGGATCAGAAGCATATTCATGGATAGCTGCTGCATCAGCTGTATTAAGAGCCTTAAAGCCTATTGTATCGTCTCCTAATCCATGAAATTTTCCCGCATTTAATCTGACCGGATTAAAAGCTTGCGTAAATTTATCAATAGCCTCCTCTATTGTGGATAAGAAGAAAATATCCTTACCATTATTGCATTCATAAATAAAATCCTTCAACGGTTTACTGGTATAGCCGGAGTAATCTCCTGTTATTGCCACCTTAATATTATAATTAATGAATTTCTGAAGTATTTCGCCTGCTAGCCGGGTACTTAAGACAAAAAAATCTTCTGTTATGGATTCCTTGGTTATAATCAGATAATTGCTGCCGGTTTCATACCACACAGTAGCAAGGAGATCCAATGCACTCTGGATATCTTTAATAACGATCTCCTTTTCCTGTACGAAAGCTATCAGTAAAGAATTTCTTCTAATTGTTGTTATCTCCATTATTCTGCTCCTTTTAAACAGTTTCGTTCAACATCTTTATAGTTTCCAGCATGTCTTGAATAAAGCTAATACTGCCCCAGAGAAATATCTTTACGCTTCTATCCTGTTCGTAGTATTTAACATTCAGCGTACAGCCTCTCAGCTTAAAGCCTCCTCCATTCATATTAGCCAGGAGGGTATTGGATAATCGCATGAACTGCTCTTTATCCTGTTGTATGATGTCAAGCACTGCTGACACCTTTATGTGATTCTCCGTTCCCTCAGAGGGTAATTCAAAAGAGATATTGTTAAGCGATTCTTTCGGTTCATCTTCCGTACTTTCACCTTGATGAACGAAAGACTGAAGCTCTGCTTCTGTTATTCGCCATTGTTTGCCTACCTTGGAAGCCTTTAGTCTGCCATCTGATATAAAACTCCTGATGGTTTTATGGCTCATTCCCAATTGATCTGCTACCTGATATATTGTATAAAAATTATCCTTCAAAAAAATGTTCCTTTCATTCCTGAAATTATGTCCTTATCATAGCAGATGATTTTCTTTTTGTCAATTTTATTTTGCTTTTTGTATCCGTTTATTACCCTTTGTTTCTTTTTGTATCTTTTTTATACTTTGTGGTTTATACCTTTATTTGTCTATACGCAGGAAATGCGCCAAAGCATGAATCAGATGGATAAGATGGATTAACAGGAGGACAGCCGGAAATCACTGAATCCTGATTTCCAGCAAATATCTTCTTGTTAATAGAAAAAATTTGAATTTTGAAGAGCATGGAACATCAGTGGGAAAACTTAACATAAGAGCTTCCAGGAATAATCGAAAGCTTGCGGGAGCACATGACAAGATCACTAGAACTAGAACATTGAGCATTCAGGTATATTTTTTCATGAATCAAATTTTTAGATAAATCAGAAGTGCAGAAACATATTGCCGAATATGAGAAAAAGCTGCAGGATACAGCAGCTTTTTCTCATCTCTGCTATTCTTACACCCATTGAACAACTTCACTTTGAGGACGTCTGGTCTTAACACCTGGCTCCTGCGCTCTGTAACCAAAACCTGCCATCAAAGATACACCGAAATGTTCTGAATCAAGAATATTCTCTTCTTCTAACAGCTTTTCTACTGCTTCTATGTTAAAACCTTCAATAGGACAGGAATCAATTCCTAAAAATGCTGCTGTTGTAAGCATATTGGCAAGAGCTATATATGTCTGTTTGGAAGCCCAGTCATAAGCAGTCCTTTCATTCTCCAGAAGCTTAAAATCATTTTTCTGAAAATTTCCAAAGAATTCTTTCTTCTGCAAAGCGATATTTTCTGGTAATCTCTGTACCTCAGTCATTATATTCCAGATATAATCTGCATCAGATACCACATCTTTTCCACGACGTGCCAGTAAAATAACAAAATGGCTGGCTCCCTTTAAACTGTTCTGAGCTCCCCAGGCAACAGGTAATAATTTGTTTCTTACTTCTTCCTTCTGTATTACAAGGAATTTCCAGGGCTCAAACCCAAAGGAACTGGGAGATAATCTTCCTGCTTCTAATATGGTATTAAAATCTTCTTCAGAAATAATCCTGTCTTTGTCAAACTTTTTACAGGCATAACGATTTTGGATTGCATCCAGAATCTGCTGGTTCTTATCATTCATTATAATTACCTCTTTCTTTTATGAATATTTTATGAGGACACTATAACACATTCAAATACCATATTGAAGTACGCACATTTTTGATATATAATATACAACAAGTAGCCTTAGTATACTTTTTATACTATTAACATAGAAAGAACAAGTACTGTCTAGCCTATATTTTACTTATTATAAATCAGATGCTTTATCCTGAGGTTCGGCATAGGAACACCTAGTGGATTCCAATACCAAATGATGACAATAAGTATCCGTGCAAATAGCTGATACTTAATCAAGTGAACCGTATGTTTGGCAGTATGTAAGCATTGAGATGTGTGCTTTCGTTCAGAAAAGAGGAGTAAATATGTTGCAGTTTCAAGCCGGGGAATGTTCTGACAGACCCTGCCCTGTAGAAACCACCTTAAATATTATAAGCGGTAAATGGAAAGGAATTATTCTTTTTCGTTTATTGGGGGGTAAAAAAAGATTCAATGAGCTTCAGAAGCTCATGACAAAGGTAACTCACCGCACTCTTACGCTACAACTACGTGAGTTAGAAAAAGACGGTATCGTAAAGAGAACGGTTTATGCAGAAGTTCCGCCAAGGGTGGAATATGAATTGACTGAGCTTGGTTTGTCCATGACCCCGATTATTAAATCCATATATGATTGGGGATTAAACTATCAGAATAATGTAATTCCTTCACCAAGCCCAGCGGACTGATATTTTATTGGTATGGGAAAATTACTGTAAGCAGCATCTTAAATTGTTCTTTGGCATATACGGCATGAGGTATATTGTTTGGCATAACAATGGTCTCTCCGGCAGACAGACTATATTCCTTTTCACCTATTGTAATGAGGGCTTCTCCGGTGAGGATACTGACCATCGCATCTCCAGTGGAAGCATGGGTGCTGATCTGCTCTCCTTTATCAAAAGAAAATAAGGTGACGCCTACAGATTTATTCTGCACCAGCGTACGGCTTACTACCTGTCCTGTCTGATAAGCAACCAATTCTTCCAAGTGCAGTATGTTTTCAAAATCAATGTTCTTTAAATATTGTGCTGACATCGTTATCTCTCCTTCCGCCGCTTTCTGCGGCATAAAACTGTTAAGTTTGCAGCTTCTCAAACTGCTCTATGCTTTTAAGCTTCATTGCGTTTTATTGTGGATTTATATAGTATGTTACTTGTATCTTAATTTAATGATAGACTGTTTTAATATTTGGTCGAACCATTCTCCAGGTAATGATAGTTTACCTGTTGCAAGGAAGCTGTGAGAAAATTTTGATTTACTTACATTTCGATCATATACTACTATTGGAACTACTGTCTGTTGCAATTACAACATAATGCACTCATTTATTAATCTAACTTTGCAAAATCCTTAATAAGAGGATTTATTGTTATCATAGTTTTATTTTTTATGAGAGATTTTCATGAGAGATTTTTTATGAATGATTTTTTATGAATGATTTTTTATGAATGATTTTTATGAATGATTTTTATGAATGATTTTTTATGATGATCTTTATAAAAGATTTTACCTCACTTGGATTAATTTTTATAATAAGCCAACAGACATAGAAATATTTTTTTTAGGAAAGGTTAATTATAGTATGGATAAAATTGAAATATTAAAGCAAAATTCCTTGTTCACGGGTATTGAGGAAAAAGAGTTTGATTCTATGCTTTCCTGTCTCGATGCCAGAGAGAAGGATTATCAAAAAGACGACTATATTCTAAGGGCAGGTAATCCTATTCATGAAATCGGTATCGTTTTAAAAGGCAGCGTTATAGTAATAAAGGAGGATTATTGGGGTAACCGAACTATAATAGGCAGAATGTCGGTATCGGATATGTTTGCGGAGTCCTTCTCTTTTGCAGCAATAACTAAACTACCTGTCAGCGTAGTAGCGGCCGAGAATGCCAGCATACTCTTTATTGACTGCCGCCAAATTCTTCAGACACATACTTCCCCCTGCAATTATAATTCTGTTTTAACCGGTAACATGGTACGGATTCTTGCAAATAAAAACGTAATGCTAATGCAGAAGATCGATCATATATCCAGCCGCTCCATTAGAGAAAAATTACTTTCCTATCTGTCTACACAGGCAATGAATTCAAAAAATCAAGCATTTATCATTCCATACAACAGACAGGAATTAGCAGATTATCTTTGCATTGACAGAAGTGCCATGTCCAGTGAACTGGGCCGGTTAAGAGATGAAGGAATACTGAAATTCCATAAAAATGAGTTTGAATTGTTGTAGCAATAAATATTTCTTGATAGAATCTAAAGCTGGGCTTATAATAATCTTCGGTAATCTATAACCAATATTATATTTTACTAATACTTTTCGCTGACTGGAGAATATTAACCTATGAAAAAGCTTAAAGGCTTCATAAAATCCGAAGCCGTTCTACTAATTTCCGCCCTTGCTGCCTTGATTACTATGTGCTTTGTCCCACCCTCTATAGATTACATATCATACATCGACTTTCGTACTCTTGCACTGCTTTTCTGCTTAATGACTGCTGTGGCAGGCTTAAAAAGCATTGGCTTTTTCGACAGGCTGGCAATGAGTATTATACCGCGTTTCAAAAATTCCAGAACACTTTGTCTGATATTGGTCTTGCTGTGCTTCTTCTCTTCTATGCTGATTACTAATGATGTGGCACTTATAACCTTTGTTCCTTTTACCATAATAATCTTTACCGCTTCTAATCTTACGGACAGGTTGGTTTATACTATTGTATTGGAGACCGCTGCAGCAAATCTTGGGAGTATGTTAACACCCCTTGGAAATCCGCAGAATCTTTATCTGTATTCTTATTTCCACATAAACCCCGGTGAATTCTTTCAAATTACTTTTCCCATCTGCCTGCTTGGTCTGATAATGCTGGTGCTGTTTTCTTTCATCAGCAGGAAACAACCTATAATGCCTGTGGAGAGAGAAGTCCCGGTTATAACACAGAAAAAGCGGCTCTTCATCTACCTACTACTATTTCTGCTCAGTCTTCTTACGGTCTTTCATGTGCTGGATTACAGGCTGACACTGGTGGTATTGCTCCTAATACTACTTTTTACAGATAGAAAACTTATTATGAAAGCCGATTATGGATTGCTGCTTACCTTTGTCTGTTTCTTTGTGTTTGTGGGTAACCTTGAGCATATCCCTTCCGTTCATGCCGTTCTGACTTCATTTATCAGGAAAAGAGAGCTCTTGTCAGGTATTCTTCTCAGCCAGGTT from Anaerocolumna sp. AGMB13020 encodes the following:
- a CDS encoding SLC13 family permease, giving the protein MKKLKGFIKSEAVLLISALAALITMCFVPPSIDYISYIDFRTLALLFCLMTAVAGLKSIGFFDRLAMSIIPRFKNSRTLCLILVLLCFFSSMLITNDVALITFVPFTIIIFTASNLTDRLVYTIVLETAAANLGSMLTPLGNPQNLYLYSYFHINPGEFFQITFPICLLGLIMLVLFSFISRKQPIMPVEREVPVITQKKRLFIYLLLFLLSLLTVFHVLDYRLTLVVLLLILLFTDRKLIMKADYGLLLTFVCFFVFVGNLEHIPSVHAVLTSFIRKRELLSGILLSQVISNVPAAVLLSGFTDKYQQLLLGTNIGGLGTLIASLASLISFKFYAALKPSRPFYYLAVFTAVNVLLLIPLLVFAFFL